In a single window of the Arthrobacter sp. StoSoilA2 genome:
- the aceA gene encoding isocitrate lyase, which translates to MTASFEPAESAQTAEQQAAALELEWSANPRWEGVTRDYSATDVVRLRGRVSEEHTLARRGSEKLWKQLTEEAPTGGYTNALGALTGNQAVQQVKAGLRAIYLSGWQVAADANLSGQTYPDQSLYPANSVPQVVRRINNALLRADQIEYAEGVKTVEDWLVPIVADAEAGFGGPLNAYELMKSMITAGASGVHWEDQLASEKKCGHLGGKVLIPTQQHIRTLNAARLAADVAGTPTVVIARTDAEAATLITSDVDERDQEFILREGGQPVRTAEGFYKVRNGIEPCIARAKAYAPYSDLIWMETGTPDLELARKFAESVKAEFPDQMLSYNCSPSFNWRKHLDDTTIAKFQRELGAMGFTFQFITLAGFHALNYSMFDLAHGYAREGMSAYVELQEKEFASESRGYTATKHQREVGTGYFDDIATALNPNASTLALVGSTEEGQFH; encoded by the coding sequence ATGACCGCATCATTTGAACCAGCAGAGTCCGCACAGACTGCAGAGCAGCAGGCAGCAGCGCTGGAGCTTGAGTGGTCCGCCAACCCGCGTTGGGAAGGCGTCACCCGTGATTACTCGGCCACCGACGTCGTCCGCCTCCGCGGTCGCGTCTCTGAAGAGCACACCCTGGCACGCCGCGGATCCGAGAAGCTGTGGAAGCAGCTCACCGAGGAAGCTCCCACCGGCGGCTACACCAACGCCCTGGGTGCCCTGACCGGCAACCAGGCTGTGCAGCAGGTCAAGGCCGGGCTCCGTGCCATCTATCTTTCCGGCTGGCAGGTTGCCGCGGACGCCAACCTCTCGGGCCAGACGTACCCGGACCAGTCCCTCTACCCGGCCAACTCGGTCCCCCAGGTTGTCCGCCGCATCAACAACGCCCTGCTTCGCGCAGACCAGATCGAATATGCCGAGGGCGTCAAGACTGTTGAGGACTGGTTGGTTCCGATCGTCGCCGACGCCGAAGCCGGCTTCGGTGGCCCGCTCAACGCCTACGAACTCATGAAGTCCATGATCACCGCCGGCGCCTCGGGCGTTCACTGGGAAGATCAGCTGGCCTCCGAAAAGAAGTGCGGCCACCTCGGCGGCAAGGTCCTGATCCCCACCCAGCAGCACATCCGGACCCTCAACGCAGCACGCCTCGCAGCCGACGTCGCCGGTACCCCGACCGTCGTCATCGCCCGCACCGACGCCGAAGCCGCAACGTTGATCACCTCCGACGTCGACGAGCGCGACCAGGAATTCATCCTCCGCGAAGGGGGACAGCCGGTTCGTACCGCCGAGGGCTTCTACAAGGTCCGCAACGGCATCGAACCGTGCATCGCCCGCGCCAAGGCCTACGCGCCGTACTCCGACCTCATTTGGATGGAGACCGGCACCCCGGACCTGGAGTTGGCACGCAAGTTCGCCGAGTCGGTCAAGGCCGAGTTCCCGGACCAGATGCTTTCCTACAACTGCTCCCCGTCCTTCAACTGGCGCAAGCACCTGGACGACACCACCATTGCCAAGTTCCAGCGCGAACTCGGTGCCATGGGCTTCACGTTCCAGTTCATCACCCTGGCCGGCTTCCACGCCCTGAACTACTCGATGTTCGACCTCGCCCACGGCTACGCCCGTGAAGGCATGAGCGCCTACGTCGAACTCCAGGAGAAGGAATTCGCCTCCGAGTCCCGCGGCTACACCGCCACCAAGCACCAGCGCGAAGTCGGCACCGGCTACTTCGACGACATCGCCACCGCGCTCAACCCGAACGCATCCACCCTGGCCCTGGTGGGATCCACCGAAGAAGGCCAGTTCCACTAA
- a CDS encoding XRE family transcriptional regulator yields the protein MSPVSWNREVASPSSSPTSPELDVISLGRRVRHLRKQAGLTLDDLSAAVGTAPSQLSLIENGKREPKLGLLQSLASSLNVSIDQLLGAEPPSRRAALEIELERYQRGPLYESLNLPKIRISSRLPLDVLESQVGLLQELERKLNEQVATPEEARRANGELRAMMRERGNYFPEYEAEAQKVLKGVGYTTGPLSQHVIADIAENLGFTLHHVGDLPHSTRSVTDLKNRRIYLTQNQRQDHDPRSVLLQALGHYVLGHETPRNYGDFLAQRVATNYFAAALLLPEHATVEFLQKAKAAKEIAVEDIRDAFAVSYETAAHRFTNLATKHLGITTHFQKTHQSGIIYKAYENDGVTFPQDHTGAIEGQPSCKAWTSRAVFDVPDKFSAYSQYTDTPSGTYWCTARTERSASGEFSLSIGVPYQHVKWFRGRETTARATSTCPDPNCCKRPPASLANEWAGNAWPSARAHSHLLAAMPPGAFPGVDETEVYSFLAAHSAR from the coding sequence ATGTCGCCTGTGAGCTGGAACCGCGAAGTCGCGTCGCCGTCGTCGTCCCCTACGTCCCCCGAACTGGACGTCATCAGCCTTGGCCGCCGCGTGCGCCACTTGCGCAAGCAGGCCGGCCTGACGCTGGACGACTTGAGTGCCGCCGTCGGGACCGCGCCCAGCCAGTTGAGCCTGATCGAAAACGGCAAGCGCGAGCCCAAACTCGGGCTGCTGCAGTCGCTGGCAAGCTCGCTTAATGTGAGCATCGACCAGCTGCTCGGTGCCGAGCCGCCGAGCCGTCGAGCGGCCTTGGAGATCGAGCTGGAACGGTACCAGCGCGGACCCCTTTATGAGTCGCTGAACCTGCCCAAAATCCGCATCAGCTCGCGGCTTCCGCTGGATGTGCTGGAGTCGCAGGTTGGGCTGCTTCAGGAGCTCGAACGCAAACTTAACGAGCAGGTTGCGACGCCGGAAGAAGCCCGCCGCGCGAACGGCGAGTTGCGTGCCATGATGCGTGAGCGCGGCAACTATTTCCCCGAGTATGAGGCCGAGGCGCAGAAGGTCCTCAAAGGGGTCGGCTACACCACCGGGCCGCTGAGCCAGCACGTCATTGCGGACATCGCCGAGAACCTCGGATTCACCCTCCACCACGTAGGTGATTTGCCCCATTCCACGCGCTCCGTGACGGATTTGAAGAACCGCAGAATTTATCTAACGCAGAACCAGCGGCAGGATCACGACCCGCGTTCAGTGCTCCTGCAGGCGCTTGGCCACTACGTCCTGGGGCACGAGACTCCACGCAACTACGGCGATTTCCTGGCCCAGCGCGTGGCCACCAACTATTTCGCTGCTGCGCTGCTCCTGCCGGAGCATGCCACCGTTGAGTTCCTCCAAAAGGCCAAGGCCGCCAAGGAAATCGCCGTGGAAGACATCCGCGACGCCTTCGCTGTGTCCTATGAGACCGCTGCGCACCGCTTCACCAACCTGGCCACCAAGCACCTCGGCATCACCACACACTTCCAGAAGACCCACCAGAGCGGCATCATCTACAAGGCCTACGAGAACGACGGCGTGACCTTTCCACAGGACCACACGGGCGCCATCGAAGGTCAGCCGTCGTGCAAGGCCTGGACGTCGCGGGCAGTGTTCGACGTGCCGGACAAGTTCAGCGCATACAGCCAATACACGGACACGCCTTCGGGTACCTACTGGTGCACGGCCCGCACAGAGCGTTCGGCCAGTGGCGAATTCTCGCTGAGCATCGGCGTGCCGTACCAGCATGTGAAGTGGTTCCGTGGGCGCGAGACGACTGCCCGGGCAACCTCGACCTGCCCGGATCCGAACTGCTGCAAGCGGCCCCCGGCGTCCCTGGCCAACGAGTGGGCCGGCAATGCGTGGCCCTCCGCCCGCGCCCACTCACACTTGCTCGCCGCCATGCCGCCCGGCGCGTTCCCTGGCGTGGACGAGACCGAGGTGTACAGCTTCCTGGCGGCGCACTCGGCGCGCTAA